In Microbacterium enclense, one genomic interval encodes:
- a CDS encoding FUSC family protein — MTSDDSSTTTVGVVVSRSPWRTALTRRGTRVRESLPAISQIVVAATAAYCFAHFVLGHPVPLLAATVTVSSLGLVRDARPWRVAETVAGMLVGILIAELVLLIAGAGWWQIAIAMTITLIAARFLSPQPGFALAAVVQSLIALVLVSGVPFLRLVDGAVGGVAALIVTALIPRTLRRTELRDADELFDALDVAMATIVRALRKGDRARAERGLERARSLQTYVDAWSGSLESGQEVARISPFLRRQRTELQRHARVREALDLATRNLRVVARRSAYLCADGETRPVPADLLAELARGASLVRDSLDDISLEPAARSALVAVTRRLDPAALLPHGGVGELNLIAAMRPLAVDLLVAAGLPSAEARALLPRI, encoded by the coding sequence ATGACGTCGGACGACTCGTCGACCACCACCGTCGGGGTGGTGGTCTCGCGTTCGCCGTGGCGCACGGCGCTGACGCGTCGCGGCACCCGGGTCCGCGAGTCGCTCCCGGCGATTTCGCAGATCGTCGTCGCAGCGACCGCCGCCTACTGCTTCGCCCACTTCGTGCTCGGGCACCCGGTCCCGCTGCTGGCGGCCACCGTGACGGTCTCGAGCCTCGGGCTCGTGCGCGACGCGCGGCCGTGGCGCGTCGCCGAGACCGTCGCGGGAATGCTCGTCGGCATCCTCATCGCCGAACTCGTCCTGCTCATCGCCGGTGCGGGGTGGTGGCAGATCGCGATCGCGATGACCATCACTCTCATCGCCGCGCGCTTCCTGTCGCCCCAGCCCGGCTTCGCCCTCGCGGCCGTCGTGCAGTCGCTGATCGCCCTGGTCCTCGTCTCGGGTGTGCCGTTCCTCCGCCTCGTCGACGGCGCCGTCGGGGGAGTTGCCGCCCTGATCGTGACGGCACTCATCCCGAGGACGCTCCGGCGCACCGAGCTGCGTGACGCGGACGAGCTGTTCGACGCTCTCGACGTGGCCATGGCGACGATCGTGCGGGCGCTGCGCAAGGGCGACCGGGCGCGGGCCGAGCGCGGTCTCGAGCGCGCGCGCTCGCTGCAGACCTATGTCGACGCGTGGAGCGGCTCGCTCGAGTCGGGGCAGGAGGTCGCGCGCATCTCGCCCTTCCTCCGTCGGCAGCGCACCGAGCTGCAGCGGCACGCCCGGGTGCGCGAAGCGCTCGATCTGGCAACCCGCAACCTCCGCGTCGTCGCGCGCCGCTCCGCGTACCTGTGCGCCGATGGTGAGACGCGTCCGGTGCCCGCCGACCTGCTGGCGGAGCTGGCCCGTGGGGCATCACTCGTCCGAGACAGCCTGGACGACATCTCGCTCGAACCGGCCGCGCGATCGGCCCTCGTCGCCGTGACCCGGCGTCTCGACCCGGCGGCGCTGTTGCCGCACGGCGGCGTGGGCGAACTGAACCTCATCGCGGCGATGCGCCCCCTCGCCGTCGATCTCCTGGTCGCCGCAGGTCTCCCCTCGGCCGAGGCGCGGGCGCTGCTGCCCCGCATCTGA
- a CDS encoding RNA degradosome polyphosphate kinase, with amino-acid sequence MMEHDALDTGLGDADDDDFDEAIEVADDQLPDHRYLDREISWLAFNQRVLELAEDPTVPVLERANFLAIFASNLDEFFMVRVAGLKRRIITGLAVPTNVGRAPQDVLADISADAHRLQLRHAAAWTEKVRPALAEAGIEVVTWDSLDEATAERLTEYFQRNVFPVLMPLAVDPAHPFPYISGLSLNLAIRIRNARTGRQEFARLKVPPMLPRFVEVPGDGPGVRYLPLEELISNHLGDLFPGMEVLDHHAFRLTRNEDMTIEEDETENLIQALEAELLRRRFGPPIRLEITEDMDDVTRSLLLSELDITEQEVYRLPGTLDLRGLFDLSRIDRPDLHYPPHVPRTALAFQPPEQNGRADLFGAIRKADVLVHHPYESFATSVQAFLEQAARDPHVLAIKQTLYRTSGDSPIVQALIDAAEAGKQVLALVEVKARFDEANNIVWARKLEKAGVHVVYGLVGLKTHCKLALVIREEEGRLRHYSHVGTGNYNPKTSRIYEDFGLFTIDDQVGRDLTRLFNELSGYAIEKKFKRLLVAPLHLRKGLLRQIDKERRNALEGKPAKVRIKVNSMVDEEIIDALYRASQAGVPVEVWVRGICSIKPGVPGMSENITVRSILGRYLEHSRIFAFANDGDEQIYIGSADMMHRNLDRRVEALVRVVDPNQLQELSTLFDLAMDDGTMSWHLGADGEWTRHSVDADGAPLIDLQEHTMARVQRKRRVRATR; translated from the coding sequence ATGATGGAACACGACGCGCTCGACACCGGCCTTGGCGACGCGGACGACGACGACTTCGACGAGGCGATCGAGGTCGCGGACGATCAGCTCCCCGACCACCGTTACCTCGACCGCGAGATCAGCTGGCTGGCGTTCAACCAACGGGTCCTCGAGCTCGCCGAAGACCCGACGGTGCCGGTCCTCGAGCGTGCGAACTTCCTCGCGATCTTCGCGAGCAACCTCGACGAGTTCTTCATGGTGCGCGTCGCGGGTCTGAAGCGCCGCATCATCACCGGGCTCGCCGTGCCGACCAACGTCGGCCGCGCCCCGCAAGACGTGCTGGCGGACATCTCCGCCGACGCCCATCGCCTGCAACTGCGGCACGCCGCGGCGTGGACCGAGAAGGTCCGCCCCGCCCTCGCGGAGGCCGGGATCGAGGTCGTCACGTGGGACTCGCTCGACGAGGCGACCGCGGAGCGCCTGACGGAGTACTTCCAGCGCAACGTCTTCCCCGTCCTCATGCCGCTCGCGGTCGACCCGGCACACCCGTTCCCCTACATCTCGGGACTGTCGCTGAACCTCGCGATCCGTATCCGCAACGCGCGGACGGGGCGCCAGGAGTTCGCGCGCCTGAAGGTGCCTCCGATGCTCCCCCGCTTCGTCGAGGTTCCCGGCGACGGGCCCGGGGTGCGGTATCTGCCCCTCGAGGAGCTCATTTCCAACCACCTGGGAGATCTCTTCCCGGGTATGGAGGTGCTCGATCACCACGCCTTCCGCCTCACGCGCAACGAGGACATGACGATTGAGGAGGACGAGACCGAGAACCTCATCCAGGCGCTCGAGGCCGAGCTGCTGCGTCGCCGCTTCGGTCCGCCGATCCGCCTCGAGATCACCGAGGACATGGACGATGTGACCCGCTCCCTGCTGCTGAGCGAGCTCGACATCACCGAGCAGGAGGTCTACCGCCTGCCCGGCACCCTCGACCTGCGCGGGCTGTTCGACCTCTCCCGCATCGACCGGCCCGACCTGCACTATCCCCCGCACGTTCCGAGGACCGCCCTGGCTTTCCAGCCGCCCGAGCAGAACGGCCGCGCCGACCTCTTCGGCGCGATCCGCAAGGCCGACGTCCTCGTCCATCACCCCTACGAGTCGTTCGCGACGAGCGTGCAGGCGTTCCTCGAGCAGGCCGCCCGCGACCCGCACGTGCTCGCCATCAAGCAGACGCTGTACCGCACGTCGGGTGACAGCCCCATCGTGCAGGCGCTCATCGACGCCGCCGAGGCCGGCAAGCAGGTTCTCGCCCTGGTCGAGGTGAAGGCGCGTTTCGACGAGGCGAACAACATCGTCTGGGCCCGCAAGCTCGAGAAGGCGGGCGTCCACGTCGTCTACGGCCTCGTGGGGCTCAAGACCCACTGCAAGCTGGCGCTCGTCATCCGCGAGGAAGAGGGACGGCTCCGTCACTACAGCCACGTCGGCACGGGCAACTACAACCCCAAGACGAGCCGCATCTACGAGGACTTCGGCCTCTTCACGATCGACGACCAGGTCGGGCGCGACCTCACCCGCCTGTTCAACGAGCTGAGCGGCTACGCGATCGAGAAGAAGTTCAAGCGCCTTCTCGTGGCCCCTCTGCACCTGCGCAAGGGGCTCCTTCGTCAGATCGACAAGGAGCGCCGCAACGCCCTGGAGGGCAAACCCGCGAAGGTGCGCATCAAGGTCAACTCGATGGTCGACGAAGAGATCATCGACGCGTTGTACCGCGCGAGCCAGGCAGGCGTCCCGGTGGAGGTCTGGGTCCGCGGCATCTGCTCGATCAAGCCGGGCGTCCCGGGGATGAGCGAGAACATCACGGTGCGCTCGATCCTCGGCCGCTACCTGGAGCACTCGCGCATCTTCGCCTTCGCGAACGACGGCGACGAGCAGATCTACATCGGCAGCGCCGACATGATGCACCGCAACCTCGACCGCCGGGTCGAAGCGCTCGTGCGGGTCGTCGACCCGAATCAGCTGCAGGAGCTGTCGACGCTGTTCGACCTCGCGATGGACGACGGCACGATGTCGTGGCACCTGGGTGCGGACGGCGAGTGGACGCGTCACAGTGTCGACGCCGACGGCGCGCCGCTCATCGATCTGCAGGAGCACACGATGGCACGCGTGCAGCGCAAACGACGCGTCCGGGCGACACGGTGA
- a CDS encoding FABP family protein: MIEIPTDLPADLVPLSWLLGVWEGTGVIDYEADGRTFSGEFAHRVSFSHDGGGFLNYSADAWLLDGEERRALVSEIGYWRLARPSSAADAGPALLPPTEPAAVRSADDVEALRNGDGGFDLEVSLVHSDGVLELYVGQVKGPRIDLATDAVVRTAGAKPYTAATRLYGLVDNHLLWAWDIAAFGRELGSHASARLARAE, translated from the coding sequence GTGATCGAGATCCCGACGGACCTTCCCGCCGACCTTGTTCCGCTCTCGTGGCTCCTCGGGGTTTGGGAGGGCACGGGGGTCATCGACTACGAGGCGGACGGACGCACGTTCTCGGGCGAGTTCGCGCATCGCGTCAGCTTCAGCCACGATGGCGGCGGTTTCCTCAACTACTCCGCGGACGCGTGGCTTCTCGACGGCGAGGAGCGGCGTGCGCTCGTGTCCGAGATCGGCTACTGGCGCCTCGCCCGGCCGTCCTCCGCGGCCGATGCCGGCCCGGCCCTCCTTCCGCCCACCGAGCCTGCGGCCGTCCGCTCGGCGGACGACGTGGAGGCTCTTCGCAACGGCGACGGTGGATTCGACCTCGAGGTGAGCCTCGTGCACTCCGACGGGGTGCTCGAGCTGTACGTCGGTCAGGTGAAGGGTCCGCGCATCGACCTCGCCACCGACGCGGTGGTTCGCACCGCGGGCGCGAAGCCCTACACAGCGGCGACACGTCTGTACGGTCTCGTCGACAACCACCTGCTGTGGGCGTGGGACATCGCGGCGTTCGGACGCGAGCTCGGCTCGCACGCGTCGGCGCGTCTGGCTCGAGCGGAGTGA
- a CDS encoding ATP-binding protein, whose protein sequence is MEPPQLSLLALLVGLLLGGGIVALVVGALRARHRSLAQTTVDLPEGVEAMLGAMDDPAFVCDMSSTVLALSSTAGVFGLVAGEVIASDELRRVARASRDTGVAVSENLRLRRGAAPAEPRLVAVRATPISPRLVLLVLRDITERERVEEMRRDFVANTSHELKTPVGAVSLLAEAIESASDDPEQVRYFSTRLQAEVTRLAGLVNRILSLSRLQASDELRDVRDVSIDEVVTSAVEAYAIAADSAQVTVVRGGTKGLWVRGEPQILTEALGNLVANAIAYSPSGSKVGVGVKLDDTVVEIAVTDRGIGIPEADQHRVFERFYRADQARSRRTGGTGLGLSIVKHAVQRHGGEVRLWSRPDRGSTFTIRLPMSEPPELEPARPKSGRKGRKAASASRTAPKNGDTA, encoded by the coding sequence ATGGAACCACCGCAGCTCTCGCTGCTCGCGCTCCTCGTCGGCCTCCTGCTGGGAGGCGGCATCGTCGCCCTCGTCGTCGGAGCCCTGCGAGCGCGGCATCGTTCGCTGGCGCAGACCACCGTCGATCTGCCCGAGGGCGTGGAGGCGATGCTCGGTGCCATGGACGACCCGGCGTTCGTCTGCGACATGTCGTCGACGGTGCTCGCGCTGTCGTCGACCGCCGGGGTGTTCGGACTCGTCGCCGGTGAAGTGATCGCGAGCGACGAGCTGCGACGGGTCGCTCGCGCGTCGCGCGACACCGGGGTGGCCGTCAGCGAGAACCTCCGCCTTCGCCGGGGCGCCGCTCCCGCGGAACCGCGCCTGGTGGCCGTGCGGGCCACGCCGATCTCTCCGCGGCTGGTGCTCCTGGTGCTCCGCGACATCACCGAGCGCGAGCGCGTGGAAGAGATGCGCCGAGACTTCGTGGCCAACACCAGCCACGAGCTGAAGACGCCCGTCGGTGCGGTGAGCCTGCTCGCCGAGGCGATCGAGTCGGCGTCCGACGATCCCGAGCAGGTGCGGTACTTCTCGACGCGTCTGCAGGCGGAGGTCACGCGACTGGCCGGCCTGGTCAATCGCATCCTGAGCCTGTCGCGCCTTCAGGCGTCGGACGAACTGCGCGACGTCCGTGACGTGTCCATCGACGAGGTCGTCACTTCCGCCGTCGAGGCGTACGCGATCGCCGCCGACTCCGCCCAGGTCACGGTCGTGCGCGGCGGGACGAAAGGACTGTGGGTGCGCGGTGAGCCGCAGATCCTCACCGAGGCTCTCGGCAACCTCGTCGCCAACGCGATCGCCTACTCGCCGAGCGGGTCGAAGGTGGGCGTGGGCGTGAAGCTCGACGACACCGTCGTCGAGATCGCCGTCACTGACCGGGGGATCGGCATCCCCGAAGCCGACCAGCATCGGGTGTTCGAGCGTTTCTACCGTGCCGATCAGGCGCGGTCGCGGCGCACGGGCGGCACCGGACTCGGCCTGTCGATCGTCAAGCACGCCGTGCAGCGTCACGGCGGCGAAGTGCGTCTGTGGTCGCGCCCCGATCGCGGGTCGACCTTCACCATTCGGCTGCCCATGTCCGAACCGCCCGAACTCGAACCCGCACGACCCAAGTCCGGGCGCAAGGGCCGCAAGGCCGCGTCCGCATCGCGCACCGCCCCCAAGAACGGAGACACCGCATGA
- a CDS encoding glycine cleavage T C-terminal barrel domain-containing protein: MAVLTDVPGAVIDERGLRHVGSPVAEQRRLASGAALAPLGDRRVISVGGEDRRGWLDSLSSQALTHLAPGVSTEMLILDPQGRVEHAASVVDDGETVWLIVDASDVEALAAWLTRMRFRLRVEVTDRSDDLFVVGGTRDAVGSLATVAPVWIDPWPDVSPGGWAYARVEPHPGSDRDWAEAIVDAAELDRVIEGAARGEMALAGLDAVEALRVAAWRPRVGVDADERLLPHEVDWLRTAVHLSKGCYRGQETVAKVHNLGHPPRRVVALQLDGSDNLLPARGDQVRAGDAVVGTITSVAVHHEEGPIALALIKRTAPEGVPLVVDTADGPLAAAQETVVPADAGATAAIPRLPRLGRRRAAE; the protein is encoded by the coding sequence ATGGCGGTTCTCACCGACGTCCCCGGCGCCGTGATCGACGAGCGTGGACTGCGCCATGTGGGCTCGCCCGTCGCGGAACAGCGACGCTTGGCATCCGGGGCCGCCCTCGCGCCGCTCGGCGACCGCCGTGTCATCTCGGTGGGTGGCGAAGACCGGCGCGGGTGGCTCGATTCGCTGTCGTCGCAGGCGCTGACGCACCTGGCGCCCGGCGTCTCCACCGAGATGCTGATCCTCGACCCGCAGGGTCGGGTCGAGCACGCCGCCTCCGTGGTCGACGACGGCGAGACGGTGTGGCTCATCGTCGACGCGAGCGACGTCGAGGCGCTCGCCGCGTGGTTGACGCGCATGCGGTTCCGCCTGCGCGTCGAGGTGACCGATCGCTCCGACGACCTGTTCGTGGTCGGCGGAACCCGCGACGCCGTCGGCTCTCTGGCGACGGTGGCGCCGGTGTGGATCGACCCCTGGCCGGACGTGTCTCCGGGTGGGTGGGCGTACGCCCGCGTCGAGCCGCACCCCGGTTCCGACCGCGACTGGGCTGAGGCGATCGTGGATGCCGCCGAGTTGGACCGGGTGATCGAGGGAGCCGCCCGCGGTGAGATGGCGCTGGCGGGTCTGGATGCCGTCGAGGCCCTGCGTGTCGCCGCCTGGCGTCCCCGCGTCGGGGTCGACGCCGACGAGCGGCTGCTCCCGCACGAGGTGGACTGGTTGCGCACTGCCGTCCACCTGTCGAAAGGGTGCTACCGCGGCCAGGAGACGGTGGCGAAGGTCCACAACCTCGGCCACCCGCCGCGCCGTGTGGTCGCGCTGCAGCTGGACGGCAGTGACAATCTCCTGCCCGCCCGCGGGGACCAGGTGCGCGCAGGAGATGCGGTGGTCGGGACCATCACCTCGGTCGCCGTGCATCACGAGGAGGGCCCCATCGCCCTGGCGCTGATCAAGCGCACCGCGCCCGAGGGCGTTCCGCTCGTCGTCGACACCGCCGACGGTCCCCTCGCTGCCGCGCAGGAGACCGTCGTCCCTGCTGACGCGGGCGCCACCGCCGCGATTCCGCGGCTCCCGCGCCTCGGGCGTCGTCGCGCCGCGGAATGA
- a CDS encoding phosphoglyceromutase translates to MPHTLILLRHGQSEWNKTNQFTGWVDVRLTDQGKAEAKRGGELLAESGILPDVLHTSVLSRAIQTANIALDAADRLWIPVKRSWRLNERHYGALQGKDKAQTLEEFGNEQFMLWRRSFDVPPPPLPADDEYSQVGDPRYVGIDGEVPDTESLKIVIDRMLPYWHSDIVPDLQAGKTVLVTAHGNSLRGLVKHLEGISDADIAELNIPTGIPLVYRLDDELKPLGPGEYLDPEAAAAGAAAVAAQGNKH, encoded by the coding sequence ATGCCTCACACGCTGATCCTCCTCCGCCACGGGCAGAGCGAGTGGAACAAGACCAACCAGTTCACCGGCTGGGTCGACGTGCGACTCACCGACCAGGGCAAGGCCGAGGCGAAGCGCGGCGGCGAGCTGCTCGCCGAGTCCGGCATCCTGCCCGACGTGTTGCACACCTCGGTGCTCAGTCGTGCGATCCAGACGGCGAACATCGCCCTCGATGCCGCCGACCGCCTCTGGATCCCCGTCAAGCGGTCGTGGCGCCTCAACGAGCGTCACTATGGCGCGCTGCAGGGCAAGGACAAGGCGCAGACGCTCGAGGAGTTCGGCAACGAGCAGTTCATGCTCTGGCGACGCTCGTTCGACGTGCCGCCGCCGCCGCTGCCCGCGGACGACGAGTACAGCCAGGTCGGCGACCCCCGCTACGTCGGCATCGACGGCGAGGTGCCCGACACCGAGTCGCTGAAGATCGTCATCGACCGCATGCTGCCGTACTGGCACAGCGACATCGTCCCCGACCTGCAGGCCGGCAAGACCGTGCTCGTCACCGCCCACGGCAACTCGCTGCGCGGTCTCGTGAAGCACCTCGAGGGCATCAGCGACGCTGACATCGCGGAGCTGAACATCCCCACCGGCATTCCGCTGGTCTATCGCCTCGACGACGAGCTGAAGCCCCTCGGCCCGGGCGAGTACCTCGACCCCGAGGCCGCTGCGGCCGGCGCCGCGGCCGTGGCCGCACAGGGCAACAAGCACTGA
- a CDS encoding NUDIX hydrolase, with protein sequence MSETAVYAAGGVVWREVEGKLRVLLIHRTKYRDVTLPKGKVDPGETLAETAVREIREETGIRVALGVPVGVSRYRMPSSRTKIVHYWAAEASDAAVRTSTFVPNKEVAAIEWVSVKKARKHLSYPVDLEILDEFIRLVDENALPTFPIIALRHAKARPRDEWDGPDAARPLTPRGRRQANAIVGPLLAFGVRRIVSSPAERCIRTATPLSQALAQHVHTSAAISQDAWEEGRADVRRVVGERVRARKPVVLVSHGPVLPDIMNELALATGTMRGSYLGSSSALDTAAFSVAHIPVAHPGSGIVAIETHEPQV encoded by the coding sequence GTGAGTGAAACCGCCGTCTACGCGGCGGGTGGTGTGGTCTGGCGCGAAGTCGAGGGAAAGCTGCGTGTGCTGCTGATCCATCGCACGAAGTACCGCGACGTGACACTGCCCAAGGGCAAGGTCGATCCCGGCGAGACCCTCGCGGAGACCGCCGTGCGCGAGATCCGTGAGGAGACCGGCATCCGGGTCGCCCTCGGAGTCCCGGTCGGCGTCTCGCGGTATCGGATGCCGAGCTCGCGGACGAAGATCGTGCACTACTGGGCGGCTGAAGCGTCGGACGCGGCCGTGCGCACCTCGACCTTCGTGCCGAACAAGGAGGTCGCCGCGATCGAATGGGTGAGCGTGAAGAAGGCGCGAAAGCACCTGAGCTACCCGGTCGACCTCGAGATCCTCGACGAGTTCATCCGGCTCGTCGATGAGAACGCGCTCCCGACCTTCCCGATCATCGCGCTGCGGCATGCCAAGGCGCGTCCGCGCGATGAGTGGGACGGACCGGATGCCGCACGCCCGCTGACTCCGCGCGGGCGTCGGCAGGCGAACGCCATCGTGGGGCCGCTCCTCGCCTTCGGAGTTCGGCGCATCGTGTCGAGCCCCGCCGAGCGCTGCATCCGCACGGCGACTCCCCTCTCGCAGGCACTGGCTCAGCATGTCCACACCTCCGCCGCGATCAGCCAGGACGCGTGGGAAGAGGGGCGCGCAGACGTCCGTCGCGTCGTCGGCGAGCGGGTACGGGCGCGCAAGCCTGTCGTTCTCGTGAGCCACGGGCCGGTGCTCCCCGACATCATGAACGAGCTGGCGCTGGCCACCGGCACGATGCGAGGGTCCTACCTCGGCAGCTCGTCGGCGCTGGACACGGCGGCGTTCTCGGTCGCGCACATCCCCGTCGCCCACCCCGGTTCGGGCATCGTCGCCATCGAGACGCACGAGCCGCAGGTGTGA
- the phoU gene encoding phosphate signaling complex protein PhoU codes for MREVFHQSLEDVQSRLVEIAELVTVAIDRATRAFGSSDVTLAEEVIEADAIIDEKAFELDELAIEILARQQPVARDLRIVVTALRVSASLERMGDMAEHIAQLARSRFPERAIPRGLKTTFTRMGEYDVEVARKLTELLRTQDLRIADEIRNADDSIDELHISVFEKVLGDTWKGEATATVDATLASRYHERFADHAVSVAKKVVYLATGDWAGADDETEPSPVI; via the coding sequence ATGCGCGAAGTATTCCACCAGTCCCTCGAGGACGTCCAGAGCCGCCTGGTCGAGATCGCCGAACTCGTCACGGTCGCCATCGACCGCGCCACCCGCGCGTTCGGATCGAGCGATGTCACCCTGGCCGAAGAGGTCATCGAGGCCGACGCCATCATCGATGAGAAGGCCTTCGAGCTCGACGAGCTCGCCATCGAGATCCTCGCGCGCCAGCAGCCGGTCGCCCGCGACCTGCGCATCGTCGTGACCGCGCTTCGCGTGAGCGCCTCGCTCGAGCGCATGGGCGACATGGCCGAGCACATCGCGCAGCTCGCCCGCTCGCGCTTCCCCGAGCGCGCCATCCCCCGCGGGCTGAAGACCACCTTCACGCGCATGGGCGAGTACGACGTCGAGGTCGCCCGCAAGCTCACCGAGCTGCTGCGCACGCAGGACCTGCGCATCGCCGACGAGATCCGCAACGCCGACGACTCCATCGACGAACTCCACATCAGCGTGTTCGAGAAGGTCCTCGGCGACACGTGGAAGGGCGAGGCGACGGCCACGGTCGACGCGACCCTCGCGAGCCGCTACCACGAGCGGTTCGCCGACCACGCGGTCTCAGTCGCCAAGAAGGTCGTCTACCTCGCCACCGGCGACTGGGCCGGCGCCGACGACGAGACCGAGCCTTCGCCGGTCATCTGA
- a CDS encoding class I SAM-dependent methyltransferase: protein MWDVSSSPVGRPTRGTTGVNRLRRVDRWIARHPVLRRAEDPLVVDLGFGASAVTPVEMLARLRCERPDVRVVGLEIDPERVERARAQAVGIDGVSFARGGFEVPLPRGERPAVIRAMNVLRQYDEADVAHAWALMTRRLAPDGILVEGTCDEIGRVATWIEVGPDAAPRSLTISLRLAELDAPSIAAERLPKALIHRNVAGERVHDLVASLDREWTRAAVVAPFGAVHRWRTAMIALADAGWPLLRRERWRLGEVGVAWDAVAPR from the coding sequence ATGTGGGACGTGAGTTCCTCGCCCGTCGGCCGCCCCACGCGGGGCACGACGGGAGTCAACCGCCTCCGCCGCGTCGATCGCTGGATCGCCCGGCATCCGGTGCTTCGACGCGCGGAGGATCCGCTGGTCGTCGACCTCGGCTTCGGCGCGAGCGCCGTGACGCCCGTCGAGATGCTCGCGAGACTGCGGTGCGAACGCCCCGACGTACGCGTGGTGGGTCTCGAGATCGATCCGGAGCGCGTCGAGCGGGCGCGAGCACAGGCGGTGGGGATCGACGGCGTGAGTTTCGCGCGCGGCGGGTTCGAGGTCCCCCTCCCGCGCGGGGAGCGCCCGGCCGTCATCCGCGCCATGAACGTGCTGCGCCAGTACGACGAAGCCGATGTCGCTCACGCCTGGGCTCTCATGACCCGGCGGCTGGCTCCGGACGGGATCCTCGTCGAGGGAACGTGCGACGAGATCGGTCGGGTCGCCACGTGGATCGAGGTGGGACCGGATGCCGCGCCCCGAAGCCTCACCATCTCGCTCCGTCTTGCCGAGCTCGACGCGCCCTCGATCGCGGCGGAACGTCTCCCGAAGGCGCTCATCCACCGCAACGTCGCGGGCGAACGCGTCCACGACCTCGTGGCATCCCTCGATCGGGAGTGGACGCGCGCGGCGGTCGTCGCCCCCTTCGGCGCGGTGCACCGATGGCGGACGGCGATGATCGCGCTCGCCGATGCCGGCTGGCCTCTTCTCCGCCGCGAGCGCTGGCGTCTCGGCGAGGTCGGCGTGGCCTGGGATGCGGTGGCGCCGCGCTGA
- a CDS encoding response regulator transcription factor, producing MAQLLVLSSAPGGGAVLPALELLSHRVRQIPAEPAQLVNAPSADIVFVDARFDLVGAKSLCKILTTTGIEAPLVLVITEGGLTAVSTDWGVDDVVLVGAGPAEIDARIRLAMGRRSADQVSTRIQTSGITIDESSYSAKVHGKPLDLTYKEFQLLHFFATHPSRVFTREQLLSEVWGYDYFGGTRTVDVHVRRLRAKLGDLEQLIGTVRNVGYRFNVYEDEQPPVASAPA from the coding sequence GTGGCTCAACTTCTCGTTCTCAGCTCCGCCCCCGGCGGCGGCGCGGTGTTGCCTGCGCTCGAACTGCTGAGCCATCGCGTGCGGCAGATCCCCGCCGAACCCGCGCAGCTGGTCAACGCGCCCAGCGCCGACATCGTCTTCGTCGACGCACGCTTCGACCTGGTCGGCGCGAAGTCGCTGTGCAAGATCCTGACGACCACCGGGATCGAGGCCCCCCTGGTCCTCGTCATCACCGAGGGCGGGCTCACCGCGGTGTCGACCGACTGGGGCGTCGACGACGTCGTCCTCGTGGGGGCCGGCCCCGCCGAGATCGACGCGCGTATCCGTCTCGCGATGGGTCGCCGCAGTGCCGATCAGGTGTCGACGCGCATCCAGACCTCGGGCATCACGATCGACGAGTCGTCGTACTCGGCCAAGGTCCACGGCAAGCCCCTCGACCTCACGTACAAGGAGTTCCAGCTGCTGCACTTCTTCGCGACGCACCCGTCGCGGGTGTTCACACGCGAGCAGCTGCTGAGCGAAGTGTGGGGCTACGACTACTTCGGTGGCACGCGCACCGTCGACGTGCACGTGCGACGCCTGCGCGCCAAGCTCGGTGATCTCGAGCAGCTCATCGGCACGGTGCGCAACGTCGGCTACCGCTTCAACGTCTACGAAGACGAGCAGCCGCCCGTGGCATCCGCCCCCGCCTGA